A genomic segment from Sphingopyxis sp. DBS4 encodes:
- a CDS encoding GldG family protein: MTARRRPAALDAAVAVSVLLVLAWVAGGQAALGRIDPALVLPWLALVLVLLERWRQARENKLRGPAKAGTHLRPDRDSADRRRTPAFAGEHGFLVVVLLLLPAQAILALLLAGQMPWAQLGLVGVGAVLVAWLAAHLARWRAGRAVRGMVALLLIGVWFAGSHLLLAALYRAPPAAGAPVTMLTGLPLRWSVEGDMAAMIAQGMSDDPALQRIEAAGPVRLIDSLIDHPPAPGGTLFLVHPRALAPRELVAVDAFVRGGGRAVILADALSGWPARHPLGDPRNPPVTSLLTPLLDHWGVTLGAAPAGERGPLAIDIDGARLRLFSAGRFERFPATCQAHAGRRIVHCRIGEGEAWLVGDADLIFAPLWRAAPDWAAHLRRADTMEWLAARLWPAAPRAILRPIWIRTIEQAGE, from the coding sequence GTGACCGCGCGCCGCCGCCCGGCTGCGCTCGACGCCGCCGTTGCGGTGTCGGTGCTGCTTGTGCTGGCATGGGTCGCGGGCGGGCAGGCGGCGCTCGGGCGGATCGATCCGGCGCTGGTTTTGCCGTGGCTGGCGTTGGTGCTGGTGCTTCTGGAGCGATGGCGACAAGCTCGCGAAAACAAGCTGCGTGGCCCCGCGAAGGCGGGGACCCATCTCCGGCCGGACCGAGATAGCGCCGACCGGAGACGGACCCCCGCCTTCGCGGGGGAACACGGGTTTCTTGTCGTGGTGCTCCTGCTCCTGCCGGCGCAGGCGATTCTTGCTCTGCTGCTCGCGGGGCAAATGCCTTGGGCGCAACTGGGGCTGGTTGGTGTCGGGGCCGTGCTGGTCGCGTGGCTTGCCGCCCATCTGGCGCGGTGGCGGGCGGGCAGGGCGGTGCGAGGCATGGTTGCGCTGTTGCTTATCGGGGTCTGGTTTGCCGGGTCGCATCTGCTGCTCGCCGCTCTCTATCGCGCTCCACCCGCCGCGGGCGCGCCCGTCACCATGCTCACCGGCCTGCCGCTGCGCTGGTCTGTGGAAGGCGACATGGCGGCGATGATCGCGCAAGGCATGAGCGACGACCCGGCCTTGCAGCGGATCGAGGCGGCGGGGCCGGTGCGCCTGATCGACAGCCTGATCGACCATCCGCCCGCGCCGGGCGGCACGCTGTTCCTCGTCCATCCGCGCGCGCTTGCGCCGCGCGAGCTTGTTGCCGTCGATGCTTTCGTACGTGGGGGCGGGCGCGCCGTCATCCTCGCCGACGCCCTGTCGGGCTGGCCCGCGCGCCATCCGCTCGGCGATCCGCGCAACCCGCCGGTCACCAGCCTGCTGACCCCGCTGCTCGACCATTGGGGCGTGACGCTCGGCGCCGCTCCGGCAGGCGAGCGGGGGCCGCTGGCGATCGATATCGACGGCGCGCGGCTTCGCCTGTTCAGCGCGGGGCGGTTCGAGCGGTTTCCCGCCACCTGTCAGGCCCATGCCGGCCGCCGCATCGTCCATTGCCGCATCGGCGAAGGCGAGGCCTGGCTGGTAGGCGACGCCGACCTGATCTTCGCGCCGCTCTGGAGGGCTGCGCCCGACTGGGCGGCGCATCTGC